A region of the Chryseobacterium cucumeris genome:
GCAGCAGCAGCTGGCTCAATTCCGTACTCATCCTTAAGGATAGCAGCTAATTCGTTTACGTCTTTTACAGTTAGGTTTACTAGCGTTTCAGCTAAATTTTTTAAATCTGACATTGTTGTAATGTTTTTGTTGATTATTTATTTAATTTTTTGAGTGTAATTATTCAGCAGCTGGCGTTTCGTCAGTGCTTTCTGCAGCAGCTTCAGGAGCTTCAGCAGGAGTTTCTTCTACCGCAGGAGCAGCTTCTTCAGCTTTAGCTTCTACAGTTTCAGGTTTGTTTTGAAGAGCAGAAACAACTCTCTGGATTGGAGACTGAAGTAATCCGATGATTTCACCGATCATTTCTTCTCTAGACTTGATGTTAGCCAACATGTCCAGGTTATTGTCACCAACGTAGAAAGTTTCTTGAACAAAAGCAGACTTTAAAGCTGGCTTTTCTTCTTTCTTTCTGAATCCTTGGATCAATTTCGCAGGAGCGTTTGCTGTTTCAGCAATCATTAACGCTGAGTTTCCTTTGAAAGATGGGAACATTTCAGAGTAATCAACTCCTTCAATTTGCTCCATTGCTTTTTGTAAAAGTGTATTTTTTACAACTTTCACTTTGATATTTTGTTTGAAAGCCTGTCTTCTGAAATCTGAAGATTTACCAGCGTTCAAACCTTCTAAATCTGCTACGTATACTACTTTTGCATCCTGAAGCAAATCTTTGATCTCTTGTATTGCTACAACTTTTTGGTCTTTTGTCATTGTCTTAAGGATTATTATTAGTTAACAGATTTAGTAT
Encoded here:
- the rplJ gene encoding 50S ribosomal protein L10, coding for MTKDQKVVAIQEIKDLLQDAKVVYVADLEGLNAGKSSDFRRQAFKQNIKVKVVKNTLLQKAMEQIEGVDYSEMFPSFKGNSALMIAETANAPAKLIQGFRKKEEKPALKSAFVQETFYVGDNNLDMLANIKSREEMIGEIIGLLQSPIQRVVSALQNKPETVEAKAEEAAPAVEETPAEAPEAAAESTDETPAAE